GATTTACGACATCAACGGACAGTTGATCCAGAATGAAGGATTTGGCCACGTGGGCCACAGCGTAAGCCGACTGATTCACTTCAACAAGAACCTCGCTACAGGAATGTACCTGGTCAATGTGATGGTGGATGGTGAGCGTTTTGCTACCGAGCGATTGATTATAGTACACTAAGTTAATGACCCGGTCTGTTTGGGTTGGGTGCAATAAACCGGATAAATCCTTTATCCTATTATGAAAACAGTACCCCCGGCGAGTAATCGTCGGGGGTTTTTTAACTTGAACCTACGGAGAAGAGGAGTAGGAAGGGTTACCCACCAACTTTAATCATCACGGTCAAAAAAAAAAAAAGAGGCTCTGCCAGGAGCCTCTTTTCGTTCTGTTGAAATCAACCGGCCTTAGCCGTTCATTGAAATCAAAAACTCTTCGTTGCTTTTGGTCCGCTCGAGGCGATCTTTCACAAACTCCATGGCTTCCAGCGGATTCATATCTGCAAGGTGCTTGCGCAAAATCCATACGCGCTGCAGGGTGTCTTTGTCCAGAAGCAAATCCTCGCGGCGCGTACCTGATGCCAGAATATCAATGGCCGGGTACACACGTCGGTTGGAGATCTTCCGGTCGAGCTGAAGTTCCATGTTACCGGTGCCTTTGAACTCTTCAAAAATCACCTCGTCCATTTTGGAGCCGGTCTCTGTAAGTGCAGTAGCGAGAATGGACAGTGATCCCCCGTTTTCAATTTTCCGGGCGGCACCAAAAAAGCGCTTGGGCTTTTGAAGTGCGTTGGCATCCACACCACCGGTCAGTACTTTACCCGAAGCAGGTGAAACTGTGTTGTATGCACGGGCCAAACGGGTTATAGAGTCGAGCAGAATTACCACATCGTGGCCACATTCTACCATGCGCTTGGCTTTTTCAAGCACCAGGTTGGCAATTTTTACGTGTCGGTCGGCTGGCTCATCAAAGGTAGAGGCAATGACTTCGGCGTTCACGTTGCGCTTCATGTCTGTAACCTCTTCCGGACGCTCGTCAATAAGCAGAATGATCAGGTAAACCTCCGGGTGGTTGGCTGCAATGGCGTTGGCAACATCCTGGAGCAAAATTGTTTTACCGGTTTTGGGTTGGGCCACAATCAGTCCGCGCTGCCCTTTGCCGATGGGCGAAAAGAGGTCCATTACGCGGGTACTTATGTTTCCTGAACGCGCTGTAATGTTGAACTTTTCGTCGGGAAAAAGCGGTGTGAGGAATTTGAATGGAACACGGTCGCGCACAAATTCGGGGTCGCGCCCGTTGATTTCATCCACCTTTACCAGGGGGAAATATTTTTCTCCCTCGCGTGGGGCACGAACTTCACCGATGATGGTATCCCCCGTTTTTAATCCGAAAAGTTTGATTTGCGATTGTGAAATGTACACATCGTCGGGCGAGTTGAGGTAGTTGTAGTCCGACGACCTCAAAAAGCCGTAGCCTTCGGGCATGATTTCAATGACGCCTTCGGTTTTTACCGGATTATCAAAAAAGTAATCGGGTTGCTGTTTTTCGCGCGGCTGCCGATCCTGATTTCTGTCCTGACCTCTATCCTGGCTACGATCCTGATTACGATCCTGATTTCTGTCCTGACCTCTATCCTGATTGCGATCCTGATTGCGATCCTGACGGTGGTCGCGACGTTGGTCACGGCTTTGTCCATCGCGATTGGCATTGTCACGCCGTTTATCACGATCCTGAGATCCCCGCGGTTCTGACCGCTGAGGTCGGTTGTCGGTGCGCTCCCGGTGCTGCTCCTGACGCTGCTCCTTAGCTGGCTCGTCTTCTTTTGGGCTGGTTGAGTCTGCTTCGCTTGTTTTTTGCTCGCTTTTTTGGGTGTCGCGTGTCGGCTTTGGGGTTACTTTTTCTGCCTTTTCTGCCTGTCGAGCACGAGGCCTTCGGCTGGATTCACTGTTGCGCTCTTCGGTGGATTCGGTTTTTTTGGGCGCTGTTTTGGCCTGTGCAGGTGGATTAACAGCTTGCTCATCAAGAATTTTGTAAATCAGTTCTTGTTTTTTAAGCCCCTCGGTTTTAGCGATTTTAA
The genomic region above belongs to Cryomorphaceae bacterium and contains:
- a CDS encoding T9SS C-terminal target domain-containing protein, with protein sequence IYDINGQLIQNEGFGHVGHSVSRLIHFNKNLATGMYLVNVMVDGERFATERLIIVH
- a CDS encoding transcription termination factor Rho; protein product: MYDIIELNSKKVTELRDIAKELKIAKTEGLKKQELIYKILDEQAVNPPAQAKTAPKKTESTEERNSESSRRPRARQAEKAEKVTPKPTRDTQKSEQKTSEADSTSPKEDEPAKEQRQEQHRERTDNRPQRSEPRGSQDRDKRRDNANRDGQSRDQRRDHRQDRNQDRNQDRGQDRNQDRNQDRSQDRGQDRNQDRQPREKQQPDYFFDNPVKTEGVIEIMPEGYGFLRSSDYNYLNSPDDVYISQSQIKLFGLKTGDTIIGEVRAPREGEKYFPLVKVDEINGRDPEFVRDRVPFKFLTPLFPDEKFNITARSGNISTRVMDLFSPIGKGQRGLIVAQPKTGKTILLQDVANAIAANHPEVYLIILLIDERPEEVTDMKRNVNAEVIASTFDEPADRHVKIANLVLEKAKRMVECGHDVVILLDSITRLARAYNTVSPASGKVLTGGVDANALQKPKRFFGAARKIENGGSLSILATALTETGSKMDEVIFEEFKGTGNMELQLDRKISNRRVYPAIDILASGTRREDLLLDKDTLQRVWILRKHLADMNPLEAMEFVKDRLERTKSNEEFLISMNG